The Nitrospirota bacterium genome has a segment encoding these proteins:
- a CDS encoding efflux RND transporter periplasmic adaptor subunit: MKKKLIILALIIVFIIVVLLYNLQNSVNRTNSSLMATGIIEATEVDISPEIQEKIEWLCCEEGAAVKKGNILARLYDRELAARTSEGRAVVAGAVARHEEARANLENSMARVESAKAAVRAAQSEIDSTTAINEDAKENFNRINQLFRDGYAAKKDLDSIKTLFDSTTAQVSAAVSGKASEEAALSTAMAGVKSAKAQVSSAKASINEAEARLHLAETLLKKSIISSPVSGVITYKAFETGESATPGKTIYTIHDMQKIWARADVEETDIGRIRLGSNAVVSTEALPDKTFDGKVAEIGREAGFATQRDVSRGRQDIQTFRIKVGIIKPDGLLKPGMTVAVKFLP; encoded by the coding sequence ATGAAAAAGAAATTAATCATTCTTGCATTAATCATTGTATTCATCATCGTTGTCCTGTTGTACAACCTGCAAAACAGCGTGAACAGGACCAATTCATCACTAATGGCCACAGGCATCATTGAGGCAACAGAGGTTGACATCAGTCCGGAAATTCAGGAAAAGATTGAATGGCTCTGCTGCGAAGAAGGTGCTGCAGTGAAGAAGGGTAACATCCTGGCAAGGCTTTATGACCGTGAACTTGCTGCAAGAACCAGTGAAGGACGGGCCGTTGTGGCAGGGGCAGTGGCAAGACATGAAGAGGCGCGTGCCAATCTCGAGAATTCCATGGCCAGGGTTGAAAGCGCGAAGGCAGCGGTTCGTGCGGCACAATCGGAAATTGACAGTACCACGGCAATAAATGAGGATGCTAAGGAAAACTTTAACCGCATCAATCAACTGTTCCGTGACGGATATGCGGCAAAAAAGGATCTCGATTCCATAAAGACACTTTTTGACTCAACAACAGCGCAGGTCAGCGCTGCCGTATCGGGAAAGGCCAGCGAGGAAGCAGCCCTTTCAACCGCAATGGCTGGTGTTAAAAGTGCAAAGGCACAGGTATCATCAGCAAAGGCATCCATAAATGAGGCAGAGGCAAGACTTCATCTGGCAGAGACCCTGTTAAAGAAATCCATCATTTCATCCCCTGTCAGCGGCGTAATAACATACAAGGCATTTGAGACAGGGGAATCTGCCACACCGGGAAAGACCATTTACACAATCCATGATATGCAGAAGATCTGGGCAAGGGCGGATGTGGAGGAAACGGACATCGGCAGGATAAGGCTCGGCAGCAACGCCGTTGTCAGCACAGAGGCACTGCCGGATAAGACATTTGACGGTAAGGTGGCAGAGATAGGCAGAGAGGCAGGGTTCGCCACACAGCGTGATGTCTCAAGGGGGAGGCAGGACATACAGACCTTCCGGATAAAGGTCGGAATTATAAAGCCTGACGGACTCCTGAAGCCTGGAATGACGGTGGCTGTAAAGTTCCTGCCATAA
- a CDS encoding ABC transporter permease, with product MIPLLAVVERDLRRFIRNPLVVLSSILMPTLYLVILGNSFQGQLKNLSLAVVDMDKGPYARRMTELLQAVESGPRTIRVTYEVDQGNALKGIKDGRYKGVLILPPDFSRNAVKGGRSEVGLFLDNTETIASETLRAAIMSATAGIDARFITVREKSDQVIIRNVELYRKVDYDQSLIPGVVIMAIFLGTITTGAFNTVMDKFLGIEESYLLTPLTKRDIVIGLVTSGVIITTAIAVLVLFFGTLISGVYLWKILTLYSFLSILLIIILTTLGLLGLMFVILGRANHPRIVGVLGGFLNVIFFFPSGAIYPVESFPGWLKTFSLINPETYSVHALKSLLFKGVTFRGIETDFVFLAIFAVSTLTIATLTYKREL from the coding sequence ATGATTCCACTGCTTGCAGTTGTAGAAAGAGATCTCAGAAGGTTTATTCGAAATCCCCTGGTTGTGCTTTCAAGCATACTAATGCCTACCCTGTATCTCGTAATACTTGGCAACTCATTCCAGGGTCAGTTAAAAAACCTGTCGCTCGCCGTAGTGGACATGGATAAGGGGCCATATGCAAGACGCATGACAGAGCTGCTTCAGGCCGTGGAATCAGGTCCCCGAACCATCAGAGTAACATATGAGGTCGATCAGGGAAATGCCTTAAAAGGGATTAAAGACGGCAGATACAAGGGGGTACTTATTCTGCCGCCTGACTTCAGCAGAAATGCCGTAAAAGGGGGGAGAAGTGAGGTCGGGTTGTTCCTTGATAATACAGAAACAATTGCATCAGAAACACTGAGGGCTGCAATCATGTCTGCGACAGCAGGCATTGATGCCAGGTTTATTACGGTCAGAGAAAAGAGTGATCAGGTCATTATCAGGAATGTAGAGCTCTACCGTAAGGTTGACTATGACCAGAGTCTTATCCCCGGTGTGGTAATAATGGCTATTTTCCTTGGCACTATCACAACGGGGGCATTCAACACAGTAATGGACAAATTCCTCGGCATTGAGGAGAGCTACCTTCTGACTCCCCTTACAAAGCGCGATATCGTAATCGGTCTCGTGACGAGCGGAGTGATTATCACAACTGCAATTGCGGTCCTTGTACTTTTTTTTGGCACCCTCATTTCAGGTGTATATCTCTGGAAGATCCTTACGCTCTACTCTTTTCTTTCGATTTTACTGATCATTATTCTTACCACGCTTGGCCTGCTGGGGCTGATGTTCGTTATACTGGGGCGGGCAAACCATCCGCGCATAGTAGGTGTTTTGGGAGGTTTTCTGAACGTCATCTTTTTTTTCCCAAGCGGCGCCATATACCCGGTAGAGAGTTTCCCGGGATGGCTTAAGACTTTCTCACTGATAAACCCGGAGACATACTCCGTCCATGCCTTGAAATCCCTGCTCTTCAAGGGGGTTACTTTCAGGGGAATTGAAACAGACTTTGTATTTCTTGCCATCTTTGCCGTTTCCACACTGACAATAGCAACACTGACATACAAGAGGGAATTGTAG
- a CDS encoding branched-chain amino acid ABC transporter permease yields the protein MLLQQLINGITLGAVYALIALGYTMVYGILELINFAHGEIYMLGAYAAIVTLSFLTFTGFTATSLLLSLVIAGIVTIIYCAAYGLTLEKIAYRPLRHAPRLSSLISAIGMSIFLQNYVMLSQGSADRIFPNVFPSGSLTIGSSVLTYLQGFIIISSVILMVALQAFMKKTRLGMAMRATAQDKKMASLLGMDIDAVIVVTFITGSVLAASAGIMVAMYYGLINFYMGYVAGIKAFTAAVLGGIGNIQGAVLGGFLLGILESLGAAYISSEYKDAFAFIVLILILIFRPTGLLGERIPEKV from the coding sequence ATGCTTCTGCAGCAGCTAATCAACGGCATCACACTTGGCGCTGTCTATGCCCTGATTGCACTCGGCTACACAATGGTGTATGGGATACTTGAACTAATCAACTTTGCCCATGGCGAGATATATATGCTGGGGGCTTATGCAGCAATAGTTACCCTGTCATTTCTTACATTTACGGGATTTACAGCAACGAGCCTTCTCCTTTCCCTTGTAATAGCAGGCATTGTAACTATTATATACTGCGCCGCATACGGGCTTACACTTGAGAAGATTGCTTATCGTCCGCTCCGCCATGCGCCGAGATTATCCTCGCTTATTTCCGCGATAGGCATGTCCATCTTCCTGCAGAATTATGTAATGCTGAGCCAGGGTTCTGCTGACAGGATTTTCCCTAATGTTTTTCCTTCAGGGAGCTTGACTATCGGTTCATCAGTTCTTACGTATCTGCAGGGTTTTATCATAATATCATCAGTAATACTAATGGTCGCGCTTCAGGCGTTCATGAAAAAAACCAGGCTCGGCATGGCGATGCGCGCAACGGCACAGGATAAGAAAATGGCGTCTCTCCTCGGGATGGACATAGATGCGGTTATCGTTGTGACTTTTATAACCGGCTCAGTACTCGCTGCATCGGCAGGCATAATGGTCGCCATGTACTACGGCCTTATTAATTTCTACATGGGCTATGTGGCCGGCATCAAGGCATTTACAGCAGCCGTATTAGGCGGAATCGGGAATATACAGGGGGCAGTACTCGGGGGATTTCTTCTGGGTATTCTGGAAAGCCTTGGGGCTGCATATATATCAAGCGAATATAAGGATGCATTTGCATTCATTGTGCTTATCCTGATCCTTATCTTCAGGCCAACAGGCCTGCTTGGAGAGCGTATTCCGGAGAAGGTATAA
- a CDS encoding Trk family potassium uptake protein: protein MKSPFKNWTPSQILAGGFFALILVGTLFLALPFSSSSGESIGLLDAFFTSVSSVCVTGLIVKDTPADFSLFGQVIIMLLVQAGGLGYMTSASVIYLIAGKRIGLAERLIMRESLNVLSMEGLVRFTKGVLFITLIIEGVAALILSIRFAGDYPFLKALYFGVFHSVTSFNNAGFSLFPGNLMVYRDDIVVNSVIMSNIILGGIGFIIFSDLYRFFKKEIQNLSLHTKLTITTTFLLILAGAVLIFIFESSGSTKTVQGASLGDKVLVSLFQSVSARTAGFNTVNIGDMANDSLFVLIILMIIGASPGSTGGGIKTTTYAIMMVALWSAIRGRQDVTVFRRRISVELVAKAFLLTTMVTIIIITATTLLLLTENRSFIQTLFEVSSAFGTAGLSTGDGGVLSLSGVFSAAGKIIISITMYAGRLGPLLLSIAIVKGHYPQRYRYPEGKIVIG, encoded by the coding sequence ATGAAGAGCCCTTTTAAGAACTGGACGCCGTCTCAGATACTGGCTGGCGGCTTTTTTGCGCTTATTTTAGTTGGCACGCTATTTCTTGCCCTCCCGTTTTCATCATCCAGTGGAGAAAGTATTGGTTTACTTGACGCCTTTTTTACATCAGTCTCATCTGTCTGTGTTACAGGCCTGATTGTTAAAGATACGCCGGCAGACTTCTCGCTCTTCGGACAGGTCATAATAATGCTGCTCGTGCAGGCAGGCGGTCTTGGATATATGACGTCTGCCAGTGTAATCTACCTCATTGCAGGAAAGCGGATTGGCCTTGCTGAAAGGCTTATCATGAGGGAGAGCCTGAATGTCCTTTCAATGGAAGGGCTGGTCCGGTTTACAAAGGGTGTTTTATTTATCACCCTTATAATTGAAGGAGTTGCCGCTCTTATACTCTCAATCAGGTTTGCCGGTGATTATCCGTTTCTCAAGGCCTTGTATTTTGGTGTGTTCCATTCCGTAACGTCTTTTAATAATGCCGGTTTTTCCCTCTTTCCCGGTAATTTAATGGTATACAGGGATGACATTGTGGTGAATTCTGTAATTATGTCAAATATAATATTAGGCGGGATAGGATTCATAATATTCAGTGACCTATACAGATTCTTTAAGAAAGAGATACAAAATCTCTCTCTCCATACCAAACTGACCATTACAACCACGTTTCTGCTCATACTGGCTGGTGCAGTCCTTATATTTATATTCGAGAGTTCCGGTTCGACTAAAACGGTACAGGGGGCGTCATTGGGGGATAAGGTGCTTGTATCGTTATTTCAGTCAGTCAGTGCAAGGACAGCAGGATTTAATACAGTGAACATTGGTGATATGGCCAACGACTCCCTGTTTGTATTAATAATCCTTATGATAATAGGCGCCTCCCCCGGCAGTACCGGCGGCGGGATTAAGACAACTACTTATGCAATAATGATGGTTGCCCTGTGGTCAGCCATCCGTGGAAGGCAGGATGTTACTGTATTCAGGAGAAGGATATCGGTTGAACTTGTGGCAAAGGCATTTCTCTTGACAACCATGGTTACGATAATCATAATAACCGCTACTACTTTATTGCTCTTGACAGAAAACAGAAGCTTTATCCAGACGTTGTTTGAAGTGTCCTCGGCATTTGGGACAGCAGGTCTTTCAACAGGGGACGGCGGTGTCCTTAGTCTGTCAGGTGTTTTTTCTGCGGCAGGAAAGATTATTATCTCAATTACTATGTATGCAGGCCGTCTTGGACCTTTGTTATTGAGTATTGCGATTGTCAAGGGGCATTATCCTCAGCGTTACAGGTATCCTGAAGGTAAAATTGTAATAGGGTAA
- a CDS encoding branched-chain amino acid ABC transporter substrate-binding protein, which produces MEKRFTAFGKLILVLALSLFTINSCSKKEAAVRIGVVGPMTGDQSKMGLDVKHGVELAVKEWNDRGGVLGKKIELLAEDDQHDPKQAVLVANKLVNAGVAGVIGHFNSSASIPASAVYNKSKVPMITPASTNPRLTEQGFEYVFRVCGRDDQQGLIAAIFVSDVLKLKKVAVIHDKTTYGQGLADEFKKALGNKVEVVYYTGIIQGDKDFRSVLTTMRDKKPQLLYFGGIYPEGGLLIKQARELGINVPFMSGDGSIDQKLIDIAGTSSEGSYLTFSPDPANIKSAKNFLSSYSAAYGETGPYSIYAYDAANILLQAIAGTRGIDGEKISRAIHNMKHSGALGELQWDVKGDVLRAPYIVWVIKNGKFAEHWKPSENAR; this is translated from the coding sequence ATGGAAAAAAGATTTACAGCCTTTGGTAAACTAATCCTTGTTTTGGCGCTATCACTGTTTACAATTAACAGTTGCTCCAAAAAAGAGGCTGCTGTCAGGATAGGAGTCGTTGGTCCTATGACCGGAGACCAGAGCAAGATGGGGTTGGATGTCAAACACGGGGTGGAACTGGCGGTAAAAGAGTGGAATGACAGGGGCGGGGTGCTTGGCAAAAAGATAGAACTCCTTGCAGAGGATGACCAGCATGACCCCAAGCAGGCAGTTTTGGTCGCCAACAAGCTGGTAAACGCCGGTGTAGCAGGTGTAATAGGACACTTCAACAGCAGCGCATCAATACCGGCATCTGCAGTTTACAACAAATCAAAAGTTCCCATGATTACCCCTGCATCAACCAACCCCCGGTTGACAGAACAGGGCTTTGAATATGTATTCCGCGTCTGCGGCAGGGACGACCAGCAGGGCCTTATTGCTGCCATTTTTGTCTCAGACGTCCTAAAACTCAAAAAAGTTGCAGTAATACATGATAAGACCACATACGGCCAGGGGCTCGCAGACGAGTTTAAAAAGGCCCTTGGAAATAAGGTTGAGGTTGTTTATTATACGGGGATTATTCAGGGCGACAAGGACTTCAGATCTGTCCTGACAACCATGAGGGATAAGAAGCCCCAGTTACTCTATTTCGGAGGAATCTATCCTGAGGGGGGCCTGCTGATAAAACAGGCCAGAGAACTTGGCATCAATGTCCCCTTCATGAGCGGAGATGGATCAATAGATCAGAAACTCATAGACATTGCAGGGACATCCTCAGAAGGCAGTTATCTTACATTCAGCCCTGACCCTGCAAATATTAAAAGCGCCAAAAACTTCCTCAGCTCTTACAGTGCCGCATATGGGGAAACCGGCCCATATTCTATTTATGCCTATGATGCTGCAAACATACTGTTGCAGGCTATTGCAGGGACCCGGGGCATTGACGGGGAAAAGATCAGCAGGGCGATTCACAACATGAAACACTCAGGCGCCCTTGGTGAACTTCAGTGGGATGTAAAAGGCGACGTCCTGAGGGCTCCTTACATAGTTTGGGTGATAAAAAACGGCAAATTTGCAGAGCATTGGAAACCATCGGAGAATGCAAGATAA
- a CDS encoding FAD:protein FMN transferase has translation MNNLCSSAKSKLLTSKLRLQSVILIVFLLLLQMAGPGCNPTLHIYKRSQLLMGTVVEITVAARDEKTADEAISAAFNEIRRLETIMSTYMPESDISKVNAAAGLHPVKVHNDLILAVNRSLEFAEASGGAFNIAIGPVIDLWNVTESHKIPAPEELAAARPLIDYHNVRLDVTSGTIFLTRKGMRINLGGIGKGIAADYAHNILSAHGIHSGIIAVAGDLHAIGKKPDGSKWTIGIIHPRKKDSTIASVHLSDMSISTSGDYERYFIKNGVRYHHILSPETLYPSEGFQSVSIIAKDSTTTDALSTAIFAMGPAAGIKMIERLKGVEAVIVREDGSIWLSPGLKDNPDIKIELAK, from the coding sequence ATGAATAATCTCTGTTCATCTGCCAAGTCAAAACTTCTGACTTCAAAGCTCAGGCTGCAATCCGTAATTTTAATCGTTTTCCTGCTTCTGCTCCAGATGGCCGGCCCTGGCTGCAATCCCACACTCCATATCTACAAACGCTCACAGCTCCTGATGGGTACAGTCGTAGAGATTACGGTCGCTGCAAGAGACGAAAAGACAGCAGATGAAGCCATCTCTGCGGCGTTCAATGAGATCCGCAGGCTTGAAACCATCATGAGCACATACATGCCTGAGTCGGACATCTCAAAGGTTAATGCCGCAGCAGGCCTTCACCCTGTTAAAGTGCATAACGACCTCATACTGGCTGTAAACAGATCGCTTGAATTTGCTGAAGCCTCAGGCGGCGCATTCAATATAGCAATTGGACCTGTGATAGACTTATGGAATGTAACTGAATCACATAAAATACCAGCGCCTGAAGAATTAGCCGCCGCAAGACCACTGATAGATTATCATAATGTCAGGTTAGATGTAACGAGCGGGACAATCTTTCTGACAAGGAAAGGGATGCGGATAAATCTGGGCGGCATAGGGAAAGGCATTGCTGCTGACTACGCACATAATATTTTAAGTGCACATGGCATACACTCAGGAATAATTGCAGTCGCAGGAGATCTTCATGCCATTGGGAAGAAGCCGGATGGCAGCAAATGGACAATAGGGATAATACATCCCCGAAAGAAAGATAGTACGATTGCCAGTGTCCATCTTTCTGACATGTCAATATCAACATCAGGGGATTATGAGAGGTATTTCATAAAAAATGGCGTCCGGTATCACCATATCCTGTCACCTGAAACGCTCTATCCTTCGGAGGGATTTCAGAGCGTGTCAATCATCGCAAAGGACTCCACCACTACAGATGCCCTGTCCACAGCCATTTTTGCAATGGGACCGGCTGCAGGAATAAAGATGATCGAAAGGCTGAAAGGTGTGGAAGCGGTAATAGTACGCGAGGACGGCAGCATCTGGCTGTCACCCGGCCTCAAAGATAATCCTGATATAAAGATTGAGCTTGCAAAATGA
- a CDS encoding ATP-binding cassette domain-containing protein, with protein sequence MKAIKVTELVKKFGTITALDSASFTIEEGEVFGLLGPNGAGKTTLIRILTTLMNPTSGRAQVLGRDVEREKVAVRKLIGVVPQAMTSDLDLTGLENMDIYARFYDMPRKERGERTGYLLELVGLKERMNDLVATYSGGMRRRLEIAKGLVHKPSILILDEPTIGLDPQSRHVVWELLGKFRSEDSLTILLTTHYMEEAELLCERIAIIDSGKIVAIDTIPGLKRQLPDKDIIEITVAELESTKAIDEIKTLGFVHSAAASEGALRISVDNGARAIPLLVSKIADAGGRVMSVLLKQQTLEDVFIHYTGRPIREEEARRVSFLIGAGVPQKWGR encoded by the coding sequence ATGAAAGCAATCAAAGTAACTGAACTCGTAAAAAAGTTCGGCACTATCACTGCACTTGACAGCGCATCCTTCACTATAGAAGAAGGAGAGGTATTCGGACTCCTCGGGCCCAACGGTGCAGGGAAAACCACCCTGATAAGGATACTTACCACTCTTATGAACCCGACTTCAGGCAGGGCACAGGTATTGGGCAGGGATGTGGAGCGGGAAAAGGTCGCTGTCAGAAAATTAATAGGCGTGGTCCCCCAGGCCATGACCAGTGATTTGGACCTTACAGGCCTTGAGAATATGGATATATATGCAAGATTCTACGATATGCCGCGAAAGGAGAGGGGTGAGAGGACAGGCTACCTTCTCGAGCTCGTCGGATTGAAAGAGCGAATGAACGACCTTGTTGCCACATACTCGGGAGGGATGAGGAGAAGGCTTGAAATAGCAAAGGGACTCGTTCATAAACCATCCATTCTCATATTGGATGAACCCACCATAGGCCTGGACCCGCAGAGCAGGCATGTCGTGTGGGAGCTTCTCGGGAAATTCCGCAGTGAAGACAGCCTCACCATCCTCCTTACCACGCACTACATGGAAGAGGCTGAGCTGCTCTGTGAACGCATAGCAATAATAGATTCCGGGAAGATAGTGGCCATAGACACGATTCCAGGCCTCAAGAGACAATTACCGGACAAGGATATCATAGAGATTACTGTTGCGGAACTTGAGAGCACAAAGGCTATAGATGAGATAAAGACCCTTGGCTTTGTGCATTCAGCCGCAGCTTCTGAAGGAGCCCTGCGGATATCCGTTGATAACGGAGCCCGGGCAATCCCCCTGCTTGTCAGTAAAATAGCAGATGCCGGCGGCCGTGTAATGTCTGTTCTCCTTAAACAACAGACATTGGAAGATGTATTTATCCATTACACCGGAAGACCCATCAGGGAAGAAGAGGCACGCAGGGTTAGTTTTCTGATAGGGGCCGGGGTGCCGCAAAAATGGGGAAGATAG
- the pyk gene encoding pyruvate kinase, with product MDCRTKIVATLGPASNTTETIEQLIRAGMDIARLNFSHGTTEDHHSLISNVNIASYKAGKDIGILLDLQGPKIRIGKLDKDAVYLEEGSTFTITTRDITGNEREVSTNYTPLPQEISAGSRILLDDGLLELEVQKTTKTDIICNIIRGGRLTEKKGINVPGAQLSVPSLTDKDRDDLLTGIREGVDYVAISFIRNADDVASVKNILKREGASIPVIAKIEKPEAVDNLDQILKVADGVMVARGDLGVELPPEEVPIIQKEIIRRCNEEGIPVITATQMLESMIHNPRPTRAEASDVANAIVDGTDAIMLSGETAVGKYPVEAVSMMNRIAAATEVRLFKNLKTVPEEVKVWGDSEHAIAHAVYYTALDINATAIVAFTKSGGTARIISKYRPRIPIIGVTHTPPILKRFSLYWGVRGVLVELRENTDAMINGVEQKLLETGLAKRGDTVIITLGVPWGVAGSTNMLMIHQIRQDE from the coding sequence ATGGACTGCAGAACAAAGATAGTTGCAACACTGGGACCGGCAAGCAATACAACCGAGACTATAGAACAACTGATCAGGGCAGGCATGGATATTGCGCGCCTTAACTTTTCACATGGCACTACGGAAGATCACCACAGCCTGATTTCCAATGTTAACATAGCATCTTATAAGGCAGGCAAAGACATCGGCATCCTGCTTGACTTACAAGGCCCCAAGATTCGCATAGGCAAACTGGATAAGGATGCCGTATATCTTGAGGAAGGCTCAACTTTCACCATTACCACAAGGGATATCACAGGAAATGAACGCGAGGTATCCACTAACTACACCCCTCTCCCGCAGGAAATTTCAGCAGGATCCCGCATCCTGCTGGATGACGGACTCCTTGAGCTCGAGGTGCAGAAAACCACCAAAACGGATATCATATGCAACATTATAAGGGGCGGGCGGCTAACGGAAAAAAAGGGGATCAATGTCCCGGGGGCACAACTTTCAGTACCAAGCCTTACAGACAAAGACAGGGATGACCTGCTGACAGGCATACGGGAGGGGGTGGATTATGTCGCCATCTCATTTATCAGGAACGCAGATGATGTTGCCTCCGTAAAAAACATCCTGAAAAGGGAAGGCGCATCAATACCGGTAATCGCCAAGATTGAAAAGCCTGAGGCTGTTGATAACCTGGATCAGATATTAAAGGTTGCAGACGGCGTAATGGTAGCAAGGGGCGACCTCGGTGTCGAACTGCCTCCTGAAGAGGTCCCTATCATACAAAAAGAGATTATACGCAGATGCAATGAAGAAGGCATTCCTGTAATTACTGCCACACAGATGCTTGAATCCATGATACACAACCCGAGACCAACAAGGGCTGAGGCGTCAGACGTTGCCAATGCCATCGTTGACGGCACAGACGCAATAATGTTGTCCGGAGAGACGGCTGTCGGTAAATATCCGGTTGAAGCCGTCTCAATGATGAACCGGATTGCAGCCGCCACTGAAGTCCGGCTCTTTAAAAATCTGAAGACAGTGCCTGAGGAGGTCAAGGTATGGGGAGATTCAGAACACGCTATAGCCCATGCAGTTTATTATACAGCCCTTGACATAAATGCAACGGCAATCGTCGCTTTCACAAAATCAGGCGGGACTGCACGAATCATATCAAAATACAGGCCCCGCATCCCTATAATCGGCGTTACGCACACACCGCCGATCCTTAAACGATTCTCTCTCTACTGGGGAGTAAGGGGCGTCCTTGTGGAACTCAGGGAAAACACTGATGCCATGATTAACGGCGTTGAGCAAAAACTCCTGGAGACAGGACTCGCAAAGCGCGGGGACACGGTCATTATAACGCTTGGGGTGCCATGGGGTGTTGCAGGTTCAACCAATATGCTGATGATACATCAGATTAGACAGGACGAATGA
- a CDS encoding branched-chain amino acid ABC transporter permease: MINYKRTLIIPVWSAFLMLPFMGITKAVIGGCIILAGFILFSVINNYVKSDKGRRISSDIQRSTNNIHSFAGRPQIKTGATLLVLLLFIVMPLFMNNYYIDVLTIAGIYTVLALGLNIVVGIAGLLDLGYIAFYAVGAYSYGILNTQLGIPFWPALITGALLSALCGTVLGIITLRLRGDYLAIVTLGFLMIVHLVLNNWDGLTNGPNGILGIEPPSIGSFTFSSPAHFYYLIIFIAALAVFVINRINNSRIGRAWIAMREDETAASAMGINVTYMKILAFTLGASWAGLAGVFFAGRYSFISPESFTFFETVLVLSMVVLGGMGSITGVIIGVALLIILPEVFRGFHDYRMLAFGGAMTLMMIFRPQGLIGNPRRKIELMPSEERT; this comes from the coding sequence ATGATAAATTATAAAAGAACACTGATCATACCTGTATGGTCTGCCTTCCTGATGCTCCCGTTTATGGGGATAACGAAGGCAGTAATCGGCGGCTGCATCATTCTTGCCGGGTTTATCCTCTTCTCTGTAATAAATAATTATGTAAAATCTGACAAAGGCAGGCGTATCTCGTCTGATATTCAGCGCAGCACAAACAACATTCACTCGTTTGCCGGCAGACCGCAAATAAAAACAGGGGCAACCTTACTGGTTCTCTTATTGTTTATTGTCATGCCGCTGTTCATGAATAATTACTATATAGATGTGCTGACAATTGCCGGAATATACACGGTTCTCGCCCTTGGCCTCAATATAGTCGTGGGCATTGCCGGACTTCTTGACCTTGGCTATATTGCCTTTTATGCCGTGGGCGCATACTCCTACGGCATTTTGAATACACAACTTGGAATACCCTTCTGGCCGGCCTTAATAACAGGGGCGCTGCTGTCGGCCCTGTGCGGAACAGTCCTCGGCATTATTACGCTCCGCCTGAGGGGGGACTATCTCGCTATCGTAACCCTAGGATTCCTCATGATAGTTCACCTGGTACTAAACAACTGGGACGGACTTACCAACGGGCCCAACGGCATACTTGGCATAGAACCCCCATCTATCGGAAGCTTCACGTTTTCAAGTCCGGCACACTTCTATTATCTGATAATATTCATTGCAGCGCTGGCTGTTTTTGTAATAAACCGCATCAATAATTCACGGATAGGGCGCGCATGGATAGCCATGAGGGAAGATGAAACAGCCGCATCTGCCATGGGGATAAATGTAACGTATATGAAGATACTGGCCTTTACCCTTGGTGCATCCTGGGCAGGCCTGGCAGGCGTCTTCTTTGCCGGCAGATACTCATTCATTTCTCCGGAGAGTTTCACCTTTTTTGAAACAGTGCTTGTCCTCTCAATGGTAGTCCTTGGTGGAATGGGCAGCATAACCGGTGTTATAATTGGTGTCGCACTGCTCATTATATTACCTGAGGTATTCAGGGGATTTCATGATTACCGCATGCTCGCCTTTGGAGGTGCAATGACGCTGATGATGATTTTCAGACCACAGGGTTTAATAGGCAATCCGAGAAGAAAAATAGAATTGATGCCTTCCGAAGAAAGGACATGA